In Eschrichtius robustus isolate mEscRob2 chromosome 2, mEscRob2.pri, whole genome shotgun sequence, a single window of DNA contains:
- the PDLIM4 gene encoding PDZ and LIM domain protein 4 isoform X1, translating into MPHSVTLRGPSPWGFRLVGGRDFSVPLTISRVHAGSKAALAALCPGDLIQAINGESTELMTHLEAQNRIKGCHDHLTLSVSRPEGRSWPNTPEDSKAQAHRIHIDPEAQDGSPATSRWPSAMGLGPEDGRPGLGSPYGQSPRLPVPHNGSSSEATLLAQMGTLHVSPPHSTDLARGLSRSRDCGVDLGSEVYRMLRESAEPTAAEPKQSGSFRYLQGMLEAGEGGERPGPGGPRNLKPTAGKLGAPLSGLQGLPECTRCGHGIVGTIVKARDKLYHPECFMCSDCGLNLKQRGYFFLDDRLYCESHAKARVKPPEGYDVVAVYPNAKVELV; encoded by the exons ATGCCCCACTCGGTGACCCTGCGCGGCCCTTCGCCCTGGGGCTTCCGCCTGGTGGGCGGCCGGGACTTCAGCGTACCCCTCACCATCTCGCGG GTCCATGCTGGCAGCAAGGCTGCCCTGGCTGCCCTGTGTCCTGGAGACCTGATCCAGGCCATCAATGGTGAGAGCACAGAGCTCATGACACACCTGGAGGCGCAGAACCGCATCAAGGGCTGCCATGACCACCTCACACTCTCCGTGAGCAG GCCTGAAGGCAGGAGCTGGCCCAATACCCCAGAGGACAGCAAGGCTCAGGCACACAGGATCCACATCGATCCCGAGGCCCAG GATGGCAGTCCAGCGACAAGCAGGTGGCCCTCAGCCATGGGGCTTGGGCCAGAAGATGGCAGGCCAGGCCTGGGATCTCCTTACGGGCAGTCACCTCGCCTCCCAGTCCCTCACAATGGCAGCAGCAGTGAGGCTACTTTACTGGCCCAGATGGGCACCCTGCACGTGTCTCCACCCCACAG CACTGACCTGGCCAGAGGCCTTTCGCGGAGCCGCGACTGCGGAGTAGACCTGGGCTCAGAGGTGTACAGGATGCTTCGGGAGTCGGCCGAGCCCACGGCTGCGGAGCCCAAGCAGTCAGGCTCCTTCCGCTACTTGCAGGGCATGCTAGAGGCCGGCGAGGGCG GGGAACGGCCCGGGCCTGGCGGCCCCCGGAACCTCAAGCCCACGGCGGGCAAGCTAGGCGCTCCGCTGAGCGGCTTGCAGGGGCTGCCGGAGTGCACGCGCTGCGGCCACGGCATCGT GGGTACCATCGTCAAGGCGCGGGACAAGCTCTACCACCCCGAGTGCTTCATGTGCAGCGACTGCGGCCTGAACCTCAAGCAGCGCGGTTACTTCTTTCTGGACGACCGGCTCTACTGCGAAAGCCACGCCAAGGCGCGCGTCAAGCCGCCTGAGGGCTACGACGTGGTGGCGGTGTACCCCAATGCCAAGGTGGAACTCGTCTGA
- the PDLIM4 gene encoding PDZ and LIM domain protein 4 isoform X2 gives MPHSVTLRGPSPWGFRLVGGRDFSVPLTISRVHAGSKAALAALCPGDLIQAINGESTELMTHLEAQNRIKGCHDHLTLSVSRPEGRSWPNTPEDSKAQAHRIHIDPEAQDGSPATSRWPSAMGLGPEDGRPGLGSPYGQSPRLPVPHNGSSSEATLLAQMGTLHVSPPHSTDLARGLSRSRDCGVDLGSEVYRMLRESAEPTAAEPKQSGSFRYLQGMLEAGEGGVPSSRRGTSSTTPSASCAATAA, from the exons ATGCCCCACTCGGTGACCCTGCGCGGCCCTTCGCCCTGGGGCTTCCGCCTGGTGGGCGGCCGGGACTTCAGCGTACCCCTCACCATCTCGCGG GTCCATGCTGGCAGCAAGGCTGCCCTGGCTGCCCTGTGTCCTGGAGACCTGATCCAGGCCATCAATGGTGAGAGCACAGAGCTCATGACACACCTGGAGGCGCAGAACCGCATCAAGGGCTGCCATGACCACCTCACACTCTCCGTGAGCAG GCCTGAAGGCAGGAGCTGGCCCAATACCCCAGAGGACAGCAAGGCTCAGGCACACAGGATCCACATCGATCCCGAGGCCCAG GATGGCAGTCCAGCGACAAGCAGGTGGCCCTCAGCCATGGGGCTTGGGCCAGAAGATGGCAGGCCAGGCCTGGGATCTCCTTACGGGCAGTCACCTCGCCTCCCAGTCCCTCACAATGGCAGCAGCAGTGAGGCTACTTTACTGGCCCAGATGGGCACCCTGCACGTGTCTCCACCCCACAG CACTGACCTGGCCAGAGGCCTTTCGCGGAGCCGCGACTGCGGAGTAGACCTGGGCTCAGAGGTGTACAGGATGCTTCGGGAGTCGGCCGAGCCCACGGCTGCGGAGCCCAAGCAGTCAGGCTCCTTCCGCTACTTGCAGGGCATGCTAGAGGCCGGCGAGGGCG GGGTACCATCGTCAAGGCGCGGGACAAGCTCTACCACCCCGAGTGCTTCATGTGCAGCGACTGCGGCCTGA